The sequence TCGCATCACGTTATTCATTATTCTCCATTAATGCAAGGTCTCATTTACTGCCTTCAGTTTCTTACCTCGTCCATTTTGTGTGCCTTTAAGCTCCTATTATTGTTTAATCGGTTATGTTGCTGTCATTCTTATTCTGGTTCTCATGCCACGGGGTCGGCCCTCGGCTGCTGTCTCGGGTTTCCTTACAAGGTATGTTTTTCTACTTTCCATCCGTGTTTTTTTTCATTTCGTTCTTTTTCCTTCACATAATTGATTTACATAGTTATTTTTTCCCACAGCGCCGTTTCTGAATCTACACGCGTTGGTGTTTCGTTCCCCTCCGCTACGAATGGTTATATACTGTTATATTTGCTACATGTTTTATTTGCACATACATAGCATTTCTACTCCTTAACTAATATATTCTCATGCCACAGCGGAATTTGGGTCTGTTCCCCCAGCGTGTCGTCCTCATCGTAAGTTTTGTCATTATTTGTACCGAAGTTTTCTCCTTCGAATTCCTCATCAAATGcgtgtgtttttatttttctctctaGGATAAATTTCCTTATCCGTTTAATTTACTTAGATTCCAAATTTTAATTTCAGACAATGAAGGAGATATTGCTAACGTTTGTGACTTATCATTGGTTTCTCCGTGTCGCTTTTGTGGCGCCTATAGATTTCCTTGTGAACCTCCATGTTTTTGTTGCGGTTGTGGTAAGATTAGATTGTCATCACCCATTACTCCTGCTGCATTGTTGGAATTATTTACCAACCAGCTGTCTCCTTTGGCTATTTCATTCCGCCGTAAAATACGCTTATACAACACCATTTTCTCTTTCACCTCATTTGGTGTTAAGCTTGACAAGGAACTGGCTTCTCTTAGACATGGTGTTTACACGTTTCGTGCATCTGGCCAAATTTTTCATTCATTGCCACCACTTCTTCCGGATTCAGACGGCCCAAGGTATTTTCAACTTTATTTTTGGGACAGGGATAATGAGTTGGATAATAGGATGTCTGCTTTCCCGAACGCTGATGTTGATAGAGAAATCATGGTTTTGTTGATGGATATAATGAGAGTCAACCCTTATGCACAAATTCTACAGAGAATAAATCAGTATTCTTCAATAACAGACTTAAGATTGCATATCTCCAAAAATGTATCCCTTGACCAAAGATGTTATAACAACCCATCCGCTGATCAAGTCGCAGCTATTTGGGTCGAAGGCAATGATGACACTAACATTCCGTATGACAGAGACATAGTTGCTCGTGCTCGTGATGGTCAGACCCATCAAATAAGACATTATTATGGTTGTTATGATCCCCTGCAGTATCCACTTTTTTTCCCGTATGGAGAAAATGGCTGGCAGCAGAATATTCTCAAGGTTAAAAATGGTTCTGCTCCTGATGACTTAAATGGGAATTTAAGACAACCTGCAAATATCGATTCTTTTGATCGTATTGTTGCTGGTGAAAGTCGTGGTGTGTTTTAACACTTTGCTTTTAATAGCAatagtttttaaaatatttacctTCAAAAAATAAAGGGCTTGGTTTTCTACagctatttatatatttttcttgtaACTAATTAATGTATATTATCCTTGTTTTTTTTGCAGTTGTTCGTGGAAGAAATGACAGAATGGTTTCTTGTAGGGAATACTATTGTTATAGATTGCAGATTCGTCTCACGAACACTTCGGTTATCTTGTATGGTGGTCGGTTGTTGCAGCAATATGTTGTCGATATGTATGTTAAACTTGAAACAACAAGGCTAGATTACTACAGGAGACATCAAAGTGAGATCAGATCGGAAATGTACCAAGGTGTTGTCGAAAGCGTAGCCAATGGTGAATCACGTGGGAGTGAGGTCGGGCAGCGTATAGTCCTGCCTGCATCTTTTATAGGTGGCCCTAGGGACATGCGTCGTCGGTATCTTGATGCAATTGCATTGGTCCGCAAATTTGGGAAGCCTGACTTGTTTATCACGATGACTTGCAACCCGGATTGGAAAGAAATCAGAGAACATTTATTCCAAGGTCAGGTTGCTCATGATCGTCCAGATTTGGTCTCTCGAGTGTTTCGTGCTAAATTACAAGATCTCAAAGACCAAATTCTCAAAAAGTCTATATTTGGCCCAGTTGTTGCTTATGTATATGTCATTGAGTTCCAAAAACGAGGCCTGCCACATTGCCACATGCTTCTTATCCTGCAATCTAATTATAAGATTACCTCACCAGACAAGTTTGACTCTTATGTTGTTGCTGAGCTTCCAGATAAGAATTTTTCCCCTCGATTGTTTGGTTTGGTTTCTAGACATATGATGCATGGACCTTGTggtgaattaaataaaaaatgtcCCTGTATGGTTAACGGAAAATGCAAAAACCATTATCCTCGCCCTTTTTCAGAGCATTCGGTTCAACATTCTAATGGTTATCCATTGTATAGAAGGAGAGACAATGGTCGTTCAGTTGAGGTTCGAAATTGTACACTGAATTCTCAATGGGTTGTTCCGTATAATCCATATCTACTCTTTCGCTATGATTGTCATATCAATGTCGAAATTTGTTCTGGACTAACGGCtgtaaaatatttatacaaatatatttACAAAGGCCATGACAAAATAAGTATTCATTTGTCAACCCATGATTCTCACTCATTTGTAGATGAAATACGAACATTTCAGGATGCTCACTGGGTGTCTCCTCCAGAAGCAGTGTGGAGAATATTTGAATTTGATCTTAATGAAATCTCTCCTGCAGTTATCAATTTGCCGCTTCATTTACCGGACAGGCACATGGTAACTTTCTTAAATTACCAAAACTTGGGTAATGTTTTAGAAACTGACCGTGTCTCCAAAACTATGTTAACTGAATTTTTTAAGACTTGTTCGCAAAACAGTGAAGCAACAGAGTTGTTATATTCTGAATTTCCAGAGCATTATGTTTGGAATCAATCGACCAGAACTTGGAAACCAAGGAAACAAAGACAGGTTATTGGGCGTGTTAACTCAGCAAATCCAGTAGAAGGTGAGAGATATTATTTGCGTTTATTACTTCTTCATGTTCGAGGCCCTAAGTCCTACTGTGATTTGTTAACCATCGGCGAAAAATTGTGCTTCACTTTCAAGGAAGCTGCACAACTTAGGGGGTTACTAGAAAGTGACAAGAGTAATTTTGAGTGTTTGAATGAGGCATCAAGTTTTCACATGCCAATTGCTTTGCGTAGGTTGTTTGCTACTATCTTGGTGCATTGTGAACCATTTGATGTTCGAAATTTGTGGGATATGTTTTATGTAcatctttctgaagatttccaAAATAATATGATGCTTGAAAATGACCAAGTTCTGTTTGAGACACTCCAATCGAttagatatttcttggaaagtATGGGCAAAACTTCTGATGCCTACGATCTTCCTAGATTGCCAAATTCGTCTGCAAAATCTATGCCACCTGATTGTAGAGAAATAACAGATGAGTTGTCCATTTCAATTTCTCCGGATGACTTGGTCGCACATCTTCAACTTAATGATAATCAGCGCCTGGCATACAATATGATTATTGAAAGTCTGGAAACGAGAAATGGAGCTGTCTTTTTTATAAATGGTCCCGGTGGGACAGGCAAAACATTTCTGTACCGTTCTTTGCTTGCAACCATTAGGTCCCAAGGTCTTATTGCTTTGGCAACAGCTACTTCAGGTGTCGCGGCTTCAATTTTACCTGGAGGTCGAACAGCACACTCAAGGTTCAAAATCCCTATAGATTTACATGCAAATAGTTACTGCTCAATTTCTAAGCAAAGTGGTCTGGCTCAATTGTTGCGGCGTGCGGCTGTTATTATTTGGGATGAGGCACCTATGTGCAAGAGGTTTGCTATTGAGGCAGTGGACCGCACTTTGCAGGATCTTGTTGGAAACAAAAATCCATTTGGTGGGAAAGTGGTTGTGTTGGGAGGAGATTTCATGCAAATTCTACCTGTTATACCCAAGGCTACTATGCATCAAACTATAGATAGCTGTCTGATTAAATCTCATTTGTACAGATGCATGAAGATAGTTGTTTTATCAGAAAACATGCGTGCAAGATCAGATCCCCTGTTCTGTGAGTTTCTTCTTAGGGTTGGAAAAGGAATTGAACAAACTGATGATAATGGAAACATCAAACTTCCAGCGGAGATGCTTATTAAGTTCAGTGACAATGATACCGAAGAATCTGAACGTAAGTTGCTAGACTATGTATATGAAGATCTAGGAAATAATTATCAATCACCAACTTATATGACAGAACGAACCATTCTTTCGACAAAAAATGTTCATGTCGATAAATTGAACGATGATATTGTGTCATTGTTTCCTGGGAATTCAAGAGTTTACTTGAGCTTTGATGAGGCGATTGACGACACGCAAAATTCATATCcttctgaatttttaaacagCTTGGCCCCTAATGGGTTGCCTCCCCATCGTTTGGTCTTAAAGAAACATTGCCCAGTTATGTTGTTACGGAACCTCGACCCATCGGATGGTTTATGTAATGGTACAAGGATGATTTGTAAAGATTTTACAGATAATGTCATTCACGCAGAAATCGCTGTTGGTCATCACACCGGGAAAAAAGTTTTAATTCCTCGTATACCTTTATCTCCGGCTGAGAACGAAGGTTACCCATTTCGGTTCAAGCGGAAGCAGTTTCCCATCAAGTTGTGTTTTGCTATGACCATTAACAAATCACAAGGCCAGACAATCCCGATAATTGGTGTGTATTTACCCGATCCGGTCTTCTCCCATGGGCAACTCTATGTTGCTATGTCCAGAGGTGTTTCCATgaaatttattagatttttaatTAAACCTGATGTTAGCAATAGTTATGACACTTCGCTTACCAAAAATGTTGTGTATAAAGAAGTTTTGGAAGGCTTCGTTTGATCATATCAAGTTCATCAGAGTGCACATTTCAACTTCATTTTGATTCTGCTATTTCCATTACAACATCTGTGGTTGAATTTTACTTtccttaaattaaaaaaataaataacatgtAACTTATTACAAATACATCTAATtcacttaaaattttaaaatgttttaatattttctaaTGTTTTTGAAATAcatatttgaaaatatatttttcttaaaaaaatgcCTCTTCTCTTtgtcttttatattttattgaacTTCCTTTATTGAATACTCTTTGAACACATCGTTACTTTGATCTTCAAAATATTTAATgtaaatttttagaaaaatggTTGTCGAAAATATTTTCACATTAATCtatttcatttttattattACTTTACTCCTCATACCTTCAGCACTTATAACAACTTTTTCAATAACAGTGATTATAAATATAACTTTTTAATTTTGACATATCATATGACAATTCAAAAATAATCATTGgtctaaattaaaaaaatacaaatttgaaatattattttctttttttaacttCTTTACGACAAGATATATgagaaaaaaatatgattttgaaattataaattgCATGTCTTTTTAACATTGCATATGTCAATTTTCTCTATATTTCTCAACTTATACGTCATTTTAGATTCCAACTCGCCAAAACTAATATATGGTTACACAATCTTTTTCGTATAATTGTATTTCAATATTACActccaattttttatttaatgaaatCATTacacttacaatcaaattttttttggaaaaaacatTTCACATGCACGAGAATAATAATATAACTTTATACcttcaaaatatatcaactatatataaaaatatattcttttatacagaaattcaaaattatatatacatatatattttattttgttttgttttgtcttGCTTCACTTAGAATAGTCTTATGCAATCTACTATTATCaaaatctttatttttcttcCAAGAACATTATTTTACTAACGCATGTATGAATAATTTTTTACAAActattatgtatatattttgtTCAAATTACAAATACATCTAACTTACTTAAAATATGTTAATATTTtctaatatttttgaaattttaaatattattattttttttaaaaaaattactacTTGTCTTCCTCTTTATaacaaaatccatttttttcttaatactgaataattaattaacaatcTATTTTTATCAAAAGCTTAAGTTTTCGTCAAGAATATTACTTTATTGACACatgtataaataaattttttttataaaaactaatacataatttgttacatgaaaaattaaaattacatataaataacattaaaaatttaaaatgttttaatatttgctaatatttttaaaataaatatatgaaaaatataaatttctaaaaaataaccgcatttttttaaagaatttacAAATTTCACGTTCTCTATATTTTTCAACTCAAACTTGATTTTGCATTCGATCTTTGAAATACTCAAATATGGTTTCACTAACCATTTCATACAAAATTAAGAACAAAACTTTATAGCCTCTAAATATATTAGGTACATTTAAAACTATTTGTTGTTAGAAAGcaattcaaaattatatatacatatattttttagtTTGAAAGCTCTTAGTGTCagcatatattttttaaaatatttacattATTAACATTTTATAGTGACTGAAAACAACATTTTAGATTACactgcatttttttaaaaaatcattaaatttacactaaattattttttacaaaTATCTTTTATCTAAGTTTTTTTGTCGAAGAGCATTACTCTAATTTATTGACgcatatattaataatttttaaataactaatacataaaatattttgacatGCCAAATTATTAATACATCTAAATTGCTCAAAATATGTGAATATTTTCTAATTTTTATGaatctttttgaaaatttgattttCTAAAGAAATACCACTTCTCTTCATTTTTCATAAGTCACTCTATTTTTTCCTTAAAACGTATAATTAATGAAcaatatatttttatcaaaagTCTTATTTACCGACCAGCTATGGATTCatctatttcatttttttattactttACTGCTCATACCTTCAGCACATATAACGACTTTTTCAATAATAGTGATTATAAATATAACTTTTTAATTTCGAAATATCATATGACAATTCAAAAATAATCATTGTTCTAAATTAAGAAatacaaatttcaaatattattttttttttaaaacttctttacGACAATATATATGaggaaaaatatgattttgaaattataatttGAGCGTCTTTTTTTAACATTGTATACGTCAATTTTCTCTATATTTCTCAACCACTGTCGAAAAAATTTGTAATATTCTCAAAATCGATAACTTTTTTGTATAAACAAACGTCGTACGTGGAATTTCTCATATCACAAATATGGCAATATCTATCATATATGTAAACATTTTAATCAATGTATAATTCCCTACATTTAATTGAATCGATCGATTCAAAATCTTAAACGTAAGAAACTCAAAGGATCAAAGAAACTCAAAAATAAGATACGGATTGTAACGTG comes from Henckelia pumila isolate YLH828 chromosome 4, ASM3356847v2, whole genome shotgun sequence and encodes:
- the LOC140861978 gene encoding uncharacterized protein, coding for MPRGRPSAAVSGFLTSAVSESTRVGVSFPSATNAEFGSVPPACRPHHNEGDIANVCDLSLVSPCRFCGAYRFPCEPPCFCCGCGKIRLSSPITPAALLELFTNQLSPLAISFRRKIRLYNTIFSFTSFGVKLDKELASLRHGVYTFRASGQIFHSLPPLLPDSDGPRYFQLYFWDRDNELDNRMSAFPNADVDREIMVLLMDIMRVNPYAQILQRINQYSSITDLRLHISKNVSLDQRCYNNPSADQVAAIWVEGNDDTNIPYDRDIVARARDGQTHQIRHYYGCYDPLQYPLFFPYGENGWQQNILKVKNGSAPDDLNGNLRQPANIDSFDRIVAGESRVVRGRNDRMVSCREYYCYRLQIRLTNTSVILYGGRLLQQYVVDMYVKLETTRLDYYRRHQSEIRSEMYQGVVESVANGESRGSEVGQRIVLPASFIGGPRDMRRRYLDAIALVRKFGKPDLFITMTCNPDWKEIREHLFQGQVAHDRPDLVSRVFRAKLQDLKDQILKKSIFGPVVAYVYVIEFQKRGLPHCHMLLILQSNYKITSPDKFDSYVVAELPDKNFSPRLFGLVSRHMMHGPCGELNKKCPCMVNGKCKNHYPRPFSEHSVQHSNGYPLYRRRDNGRSVEVRNCTLNSQWVVPYNPYLLFRYDCHINVEICSGLTAVKYLYKYIYKGHDKISIHLSTHDSHSFVDEIRTFQDAHWVSPPEAVWRIFEFDLNEISPAVINLPLHLPDRHMVTFLNYQNLGNVLETDRVSKTMLTEFFKTCSQNSEATELLYSEFPEHYVWNQSTRTWKPRKQRQVIGRVNSANPVEGERYYLRLLLLHVRGPKSYCDLLTIGEKLCFTFKEAAQLRGLLESDKSNFECLNEASSFHMPIALRRLFATILVHCEPFDVRNLWDMFYVHLSEDFQNNMMLENDQVLFETLQSIRYFLESMGKTSDAYDLPRLPNSSAKSMPPDCREITDELSISISPDDLVAHLQLNDNQRLAYNMIIESLETRNGAVFFINGPGGTGKTFLYRSLLATIRSQGLIALATATSGVAASILPGGRTAHSRFKIPIDLHANSYCSISKQSGLAQLLRRAAVIIWDEAPMCKRFAIEAVDRTLQDLVGNKNPFGGKVVVLGGDFMQILPVIPKATMHQTIDSCLIKSHLYRCMKIVVLSENMRARSDPLFCEFLLRVGKGIEQTDDNGNIKLPAEMLIKFSDNDTEESERKLLDYVYEDLGNNYQSPTYMTERTILSTKNVHVDKLNDDIVSLFPGNSRVYLSFDEAIDDTQNSYPSEFLNSLAPNGLPPHRLVLKKHCPVMLLRNLDPSDGLCNGTRMICKDFTDNVIHAEIAVGHHTGKKVLIPRIPLSPAENEGYPFRFKRKQFPIKLCFAMTINKSQGQTIPIIGVYLPDPVFSHGQLYVAMSRGVSMKFIRFLIKPDVSNSYDTSLTKNVVYKEVLEGFV